Proteins encoded by one window of Acetivibrio thermocellus ATCC 27405:
- the rplL gene encoding 50S ribosomal protein L7/L12: MASEKVTKLIEDVKALSVLELSELVKALEEEFGVSAAAPVAVAAVGAAAPGAAAPAAEEKTEFEVILKSPGADKIKVIKVVREVTGLGLKEAKDLVDGAPKTLKEGVSKDEAAQIEAKFKEVGATVEIK, encoded by the coding sequence ATGGCTAGTGAAAAAGTTACAAAATTAATTGAGGATGTTAAGGCATTATCAGTATTGGAATTATCAGAATTGGTAAAAGCTCTTGAAGAAGAATTCGGTGTATCGGCAGCAGCTCCTGTGGCAGTTGCGGCAGTAGGAGCAGCAGCTCCGGGTGCGGCAGCTCCGGCGGCTGAAGAAAAGACAGAGTTTGAAGTAATCCTGAAGTCTCCGGGAGCTGACAAAATCAAAGTTATAAAGGTTGTCAGAGAAGTAACCGGTCTTGGTTTGAAAGAAGCAAAAGACTTGGTTGACGGAGCTCCGAAGACATTGAAGGAAGGCGTATCCAAAGACGAAGCAGCTCAAATTGAAGCTAAGTTCAAAGAAGTTGGAGCAACTGTAGAAATAAAATAA
- the rpmG gene encoding 50S ribosomal protein L33: MRVKITLACGECKQRNYNTMKNKKNDPDRLEMRKYCRFCQKHTMHKETK; this comes from the coding sequence GTGAGAGTAAAAATTACATTGGCTTGTGGAGAGTGCAAACAGAGAAACTATAATACAATGAAAAACAAGAAAAACGACCCGGACAGACTCGAAATGAGAAAATATTGCAGGTTCTGCCAGAAGCATACTATGCATAAAGAAACAAAATAA
- a CDS encoding IS30-like element ISCth2 family transposase, which yields MVIHCKMFNNQRKTLAKEYHELYMNNNTETRKNKHLNERERYAIELYLKEKYTVTEIAKRLGRHRRTIEREITRGTIYLQNSDLTYRKEYCADVAQRRYVENGKNKGPRLKIGNDHELVRYIESKIINEKYSPDAVIGQIKAKGLKFKTSICTKTLYNYIDRGDVFLRLTNKYLPVKKDGKKRIYQRVKKIALKNLKGSSIEERPKEVNDRKEYGHWEMDCVVGRKNSAAVLLVLSERKTREEIILKLPDKTQESVIKAIDELERKYRRKFREKFKTITVDNGTEFLDYRGIEKSKTEPGKDRTKVYYAHPYSSWERGTNENINKLIRRFIPKGTDISKVSKAKIKSIERWINEYPRRMFGYRSAIEMAV from the coding sequence ATGGTAATCCATTGTAAAATGTTTAATAACCAAAGAAAAACATTAGCAAAGGAGTACCATGAGTTATATATGAATAATAACACAGAAACAAGAAAAAACAAACACCTAAATGAAAGAGAAAGATACGCCATAGAGTTGTACCTAAAAGAAAAGTATACAGTAACGGAAATAGCAAAGAGGTTGGGCAGGCACAGAAGGACAATAGAAAGAGAAATAACCCGTGGGACAATATATTTACAAAATAGTGATTTAACATACAGAAAAGAGTATTGTGCAGATGTAGCCCAAAGGAGATATGTAGAGAACGGGAAGAATAAAGGTCCACGGTTAAAGATAGGAAATGACCATGAATTAGTGAGGTATATAGAATCAAAGATAATAAATGAAAAATATTCTCCTGATGCTGTTATTGGACAAATAAAAGCAAAGGGACTGAAGTTTAAAACGAGTATCTGCACGAAAACACTATATAACTACATTGATAGAGGGGATGTATTTTTAAGACTAACGAATAAATATTTGCCAGTGAAAAAGGATGGTAAAAAACGCATATATCAAAGGGTAAAGAAGATAGCACTGAAAAATCTTAAGGGAAGCAGCATAGAGGAAAGGCCGAAAGAAGTTAACGATAGGAAGGAATATGGACACTGGGAGATGGACTGTGTAGTAGGCAGAAAAAATAGCGCAGCAGTATTACTGGTATTAAGTGAACGAAAGACAAGAGAAGAAATAATTCTTAAACTACCAGACAAAACGCAGGAATCAGTAATCAAAGCAATAGATGAATTAGAAAGGAAGTATAGAAGGAAATTTAGGGAGAAGTTTAAAACGATAACAGTAGATAACGGGACAGAGTTTTTGGACTATAGAGGGATAGAGAAATCAAAAACAGAGCCAGGCAAGGACAGGACGAAAGTGTATTATGCTCATCCTTATAGTTCTTGGGAAAGAGGAACGAACGAAAATATTAATAAACTGATAAGAAGATTTATACCAAAAGGAACAGATATATCAAAAGTAAGTAAAGCAAAAATAAAAAGTATAGAGAGATGGATTAATGAATATCCAAGAAGAATGTTTGGTTATAGGTCAGCCATAGAAATGGCGGTATGA
- the nusG gene encoding transcription termination/antitermination protein NusG, with amino-acid sequence MPNNEASEEAKWYVVHTYSGYENKVKANLEKIVENRNLQDYILDIVVPMEEQIEIKDGKKKASLKKVFPGYVLVKMIMNDESWYVVRNTRGVTGFVGPGSKAVPLTDEEIRAMGVEEFAPVLDYEVGDNVRVVSGPLENFIGIVEEINLEKKKVRVSVSMFGRETPVELELHQIQKI; translated from the coding sequence ATGCCGAATAATGAGGCATCCGAGGAAGCAAAATGGTATGTGGTTCATACCTATTCCGGATATGAAAACAAAGTGAAGGCAAACCTTGAGAAAATTGTTGAAAACAGGAACTTGCAGGATTATATACTTGACATAGTTGTGCCTATGGAGGAGCAGATTGAAATAAAAGACGGCAAGAAAAAAGCCTCCCTCAAGAAAGTATTCCCCGGATACGTTCTTGTTAAGATGATTATGAATGATGAATCCTGGTATGTGGTCAGAAATACCAGGGGGGTTACAGGGTTTGTCGGACCGGGCTCAAAAGCCGTGCCTTTAACCGATGAAGAGATAAGGGCTATGGGAGTTGAAGAATTTGCTCCTGTGCTGGACTATGAGGTCGGAGACAATGTAAGGGTGGTTTCCGGGCCTTTGGAAAACTTTATCGGAATAGTTGAAGAAATAAATCTGGAAAAGAAAAAGGTGCGTGTTTCCGTTTCGATGTTCGGAAGAGAGACACCTGTGGAACTTGAACTTCACCAGATTCAGAAAATATAG
- a CDS encoding IS30-like element ISCth3 family transposase: MAVQYKSTTTEHKFKHLSVYERGQIAALLKEGKSQRYIANKLGRSPSTISREIKRGTTMQMRTDLSTYKVYFPETGQAVYEKNRMNCGAKRKLAQVEDFLKFAEDKILREKWSPDAVVGLCRRDPKWQNSTIVCTKTLYNYIDLGLIKVRNIDLNLKLRLKSKIKRIRQNKRVVGKSIDQRPEEVQSRQTFGHWEIDTVTGKKSNDSVILTLTERKTRYELLFLLDAKDSNTVNEALSELKNCYGKDVSNVFRTITADNGSEFSRLSEMLQGLGIEAYFTHPYSSWERGTNERHNGLIRRFIPKGKAIKDFSEETIKRIQQWLNSLPRRILGYKTPEECFNEEIHNLVNKNISAIA, encoded by the coding sequence ATGGCTGTACAATATAAGTCTACCACAACTGAGCATAAGTTTAAACACTTAAGTGTTTATGAAAGAGGGCAGATTGCAGCTCTTTTAAAAGAAGGAAAGAGTCAACGTTATATTGCTAATAAACTAGGTCGCTCGCCAAGTACAATTAGCCGTGAAATTAAAAGAGGGACAACAATGCAGATGAGAACTGATTTATCGACATACAAAGTATATTTTCCTGAAACAGGGCAGGCAGTTTATGAGAAAAATCGTATGAATTGCGGAGCAAAGCGTAAATTGGCTCAAGTTGAAGATTTTCTTAAGTTTGCAGAAGATAAGATACTACGCGAAAAATGGTCTCCAGATGCAGTTGTTGGTTTATGTAGGAGAGACCCCAAGTGGCAAAATTCTACTATTGTATGTACCAAAACACTGTATAATTATATAGACCTGGGACTCATAAAAGTACGAAATATAGATTTAAATCTTAAACTACGTTTAAAATCTAAAATAAAAAGGATACGTCAAAACAAACGGGTTGTAGGGAAAAGCATTGATCAAAGGCCGGAAGAAGTACAATCACGTCAAACCTTTGGGCATTGGGAAATTGATACGGTAACAGGCAAAAAGTCTAACGATTCAGTAATTTTAACCTTAACTGAACGAAAAACCCGCTACGAGTTATTGTTTCTTTTGGACGCAAAAGACAGTAATACTGTTAACGAGGCACTTTCAGAACTTAAGAATTGTTATGGTAAGGATGTTTCAAATGTATTTCGCACTATAACGGCAGACAATGGTTCTGAATTTAGTAGACTATCCGAAATGTTACAAGGGCTAGGAATTGAAGCTTATTTCACTCATCCTTATTCCTCATGGGAGAGAGGAACTAATGAACGTCATAATGGACTTATTAGGCGTTTTATTCCTAAAGGAAAGGCTATAAAAGATTTTTCTGAAGAAACGATAAAACGGATACAACAATGGTTAAACAGCCTTCCACGAAGGATATTAGGTTACAAAACACCTGAAGAATGTTTTAATGAAGAGATACATAACCTGGTAAACAAAAATATATCAGCAATAGCCTGA
- the rplA gene encoding 50S ribosomal protein L1, which translates to MKRGKKYQESVKLVDKTKLYDPVEAMELVQKTAKAKFDETVEAHIRLGVDSRHADQQVRGAVVLPHGTGKKVRVLVFAKGEKATEAEKAGADYVGAEELVSKIQNENWFEFDVVVATPDMMGVVGRLGKVLGPKGLMPNPKAGTVTMDVAKAIADIKAGKIEYRLDKTNIIHCPIGKVSFGTEKLVDNFRTLMSAIIKAKPAAAKGQYLKSVVVTSTMGPGIKVNPLRVSE; encoded by the coding sequence ATGAAAAGAGGCAAGAAATATCAGGAAAGTGTAAAATTGGTTGATAAAACAAAGCTGTATGATCCTGTAGAGGCAATGGAACTTGTGCAAAAGACAGCCAAGGCAAAGTTTGATGAAACTGTGGAGGCACATATCAGACTCGGTGTTGACTCAAGACATGCCGATCAGCAGGTAAGAGGCGCCGTTGTTTTGCCGCACGGTACAGGTAAGAAAGTAAGAGTTCTTGTTTTTGCGAAAGGTGAAAAAGCCACAGAAGCAGAAAAAGCCGGTGCGGATTATGTTGGTGCAGAGGAATTGGTTTCAAAGATTCAGAATGAAAACTGGTTTGAGTTTGACGTTGTAGTTGCAACACCGGATATGATGGGTGTTGTAGGTAGACTCGGTAAAGTGCTTGGTCCGAAAGGATTAATGCCAAACCCAAAAGCCGGTACCGTAACAATGGATGTGGCCAAGGCAATTGCCGACATCAAAGCCGGTAAAATTGAGTACAGGCTGGATAAGACCAACATTATACACTGCCCTATAGGAAAAGTGTCCTTTGGTACCGAAAAGCTTGTTGACAATTTCCGCACATTGATGTCAGCAATAATCAAGGCTAAACCTGCAGCAGCAAAAGGCCAGTATCTTAAGAGTGTGGTTGTTACTTCCACAATGGGACCTGGCATAAAAGTAAATCCTTTAAGAGTAAGTGAATAA
- the rplJ gene encoding 50S ribosomal protein L10: MPSEKVLQQKKEIVRQLSENMKSAKTIVFADYRGLTVEQDTELRNKLRKAGVEYKVVKNTLTKLAAKENGLEELEPYFNGPTSMAFSDKDVVAPAKIMVEYAEKYENLELKVGVVEGKVCDLKTLKAIAALPPKEELVAKALGSLKSPIAGLVNVLNGNIRGLVIALNAIAEKKKESA, from the coding sequence GTGCCAAGTGAGAAAGTCCTTCAGCAGAAAAAAGAAATAGTCAGGCAGCTGTCTGAGAATATGAAATCGGCTAAAACCATAGTATTTGCCGATTACAGAGGTCTTACCGTTGAGCAGGACACAGAACTTAGAAACAAACTTAGAAAAGCCGGAGTGGAGTACAAAGTAGTTAAAAATACTTTGACAAAACTTGCAGCAAAAGAAAATGGCTTGGAAGAGTTGGAACCTTACTTTAACGGTCCGACTTCAATGGCATTCAGCGATAAAGATGTTGTAGCCCCTGCAAAAATCATGGTTGAGTATGCTGAAAAGTATGAAAATCTTGAACTTAAAGTAGGGGTGGTTGAGGGCAAAGTCTGTGACCTGAAAACTCTCAAGGCCATTGCAGCGCTTCCGCCAAAGGAAGAGCTTGTTGCGAAGGCTCTCGGAAGCTTGAAGTCTCCGATAGCGGGTCTTGTAAATGTATTAAACGGCAACATCAGAGGATTGGTCATTGCTCTCAACGCAATTGCGGAGAAGAAGAAGGAAAGTGCTTAA
- the rpoB gene encoding DNA-directed RNA polymerase subunit beta: MVHPVKLGRNVRMSYSKIDEVIDMPNLIEIQKNSYEQFLKEGFKEVFKDVNPITDYTGNLILEFVDYSLDEPPKYSVDECKERDATYAAPLKVKVRLINKETGEVKEQEIFMGDFPLMTETGTFIINGAERVIVSQLVRSPGIYYAMKIDKAGKQLFSNTVIPNRGAWLEYETDSNDVLSVRIDRTRKLPLTVLVRALGYGTDLEITELFGEDERILATIQKDSTKTEEEGLLEIYKRLRPGEPPTVESAKALLHGLFFDPKRYDLAKPGRFKFNKKLSIAARIHGFIAGENIKDPDTGEIIVAEGETISREKAETIQNAGVNTVILRVDGKNVKVIGNDMVDIKRYVDFDPKEIGINEKVKRDVLMEILEEYKGKGDDAIKKALQERIDDLIPKHITKEDIISSISYIIGLSYGIGSTDDIDHLGNRRLRSVGELLQNQFRIGLSRMERVVRERMTIQDLDVVTPQALINIRPVAAAIKEFFGSSQLSQFMDQTNPLAELTHKRRLSALGPGGLSRERAGFEVRDVHHSHYGRMCPIETPEGPNIGLIGSLSTYARVNEYGFIETPYRKVSKEEPGKVTNEIVYLTADEEDEYIIAQANEPLDEEGRFISNKVVCRYKEEFIEVDPSKIDFMDVSPKQIVSVATSMIPFLENDDANRALMGANMQRQAVPLIKTESPIVGTGIEYRAARDSGVVILAKNPGVVEKVTANEIIIRTKDGKRDTYKLLKYMRSNQGTCINQRPIVKKGEEVEAGDVIADGPSTDNGEIALGKNVLVGFMTWEGYNYEDAILISERLVKDDVFTSIHIEEYEAEARDTKLGPEDITREIPNVSEDALKDLNSEGIIRIGAEVRAGDILVGKVTPKGETELTAEERLLRAIFGEKAREVRDTSLRVPHGESGIVVDVKIFTRENGDELAPGVNKLVRVYVAQKRKISVGDKMAGRHGNKGVISRILPVEDMPFLPDGTPLDIVLNPLGVPSRMNIGQVLEVHLGYAAKALGWKVATPVFDGATEEDIVQTLRKAGLAEDGKSILYDGRTGEPFENRVTVGYMYMLKLAHLVDDKIHARSTGPYSLVTQQPLGGKAQFGGQRFGEMEVWALEAYGAAYTLQEILTVKSDDVVGRVKTYEAIVKGENVPEPGIPECFKVLIKELQSLCLDVKVYSEEQEEIAIKESVEDDLEELNVNIEGREDEVNFNEFNDIGEEITDEDLEVEDFDLQDLNDDDINPDDTIDAELDDNLFDDDFDDTFDDDDL; encoded by the coding sequence ATGGTACATCCCGTGAAATTGGGAAGAAACGTTAGAATGAGTTATTCAAAAATTGATGAAGTTATCGACATGCCAAACCTTATCGAAATTCAGAAGAATTCGTACGAGCAATTCCTCAAAGAGGGTTTTAAGGAGGTTTTCAAAGACGTCAATCCCATAACTGATTACACCGGAAATCTGATTCTGGAATTTGTAGACTATTCATTGGATGAACCCCCCAAATACAGTGTGGATGAATGTAAAGAAAGAGACGCGACTTATGCTGCACCCTTAAAAGTAAAGGTGCGTCTTATCAACAAGGAAACGGGCGAAGTTAAAGAACAGGAAATTTTTATGGGTGATTTCCCACTGATGACTGAAACGGGAACTTTTATTATTAATGGAGCTGAGAGGGTTATAGTCAGTCAGCTTGTAAGATCACCCGGAATTTACTATGCAATGAAGATTGATAAAGCAGGAAAACAGTTGTTTTCAAATACAGTTATTCCAAACAGAGGAGCATGGCTTGAATATGAAACCGATTCAAACGACGTTTTGTCGGTGCGTATAGACAGAACCAGGAAGCTGCCTCTGACGGTATTGGTAAGAGCACTGGGATATGGAACGGATCTTGAGATTACCGAGCTTTTTGGCGAGGATGAAAGAATACTTGCGACAATACAGAAAGACAGTACCAAGACAGAAGAGGAAGGACTTCTTGAGATATACAAAAGGCTCAGACCGGGAGAGCCGCCGACGGTTGAAAGTGCAAAAGCACTTCTCCACGGACTGTTTTTCGACCCTAAAAGGTATGATTTGGCAAAGCCGGGAAGATTTAAATTTAACAAAAAGCTTTCCATTGCAGCAAGAATACACGGCTTTATAGCAGGTGAAAATATTAAAGACCCTGATACCGGTGAAATAATTGTTGCTGAAGGAGAAACCATTTCAAGGGAAAAGGCCGAAACGATACAAAATGCCGGTGTCAATACGGTAATTCTCAGAGTTGACGGCAAAAATGTCAAAGTCATCGGCAATGACATGGTGGATATCAAAAGATATGTGGATTTTGACCCGAAGGAAATCGGCATCAATGAAAAAGTCAAAAGAGATGTTTTAATGGAGATTCTTGAAGAGTACAAGGGAAAGGGCGACGATGCGATCAAAAAGGCTTTACAGGAAAGAATTGACGATCTGATTCCAAAGCATATCACGAAAGAAGATATAATATCGTCCATCAGCTATATAATAGGATTGAGCTACGGAATCGGAAGCACGGATGACATTGACCATTTGGGTAACAGAAGACTCCGTTCTGTAGGAGAGCTTCTGCAAAATCAGTTCAGGATTGGTCTTTCCAGAATGGAAAGAGTGGTAAGGGAAAGAATGACAATCCAGGACCTGGATGTTGTCACTCCACAGGCGCTTATTAATATAAGGCCGGTGGCGGCGGCAATAAAAGAGTTCTTTGGAAGCAGCCAGCTGTCCCAGTTCATGGACCAGACCAATCCTTTGGCGGAGCTTACGCATAAAAGAAGGCTCAGTGCGCTGGGCCCCGGAGGTTTGAGCAGGGAAAGAGCGGGATTTGAAGTTCGTGACGTTCACCATTCCCACTATGGGCGTATGTGCCCTATAGAGACACCGGAAGGACCGAACATTGGTCTTATCGGTTCGCTCAGTACCTATGCAAGAGTAAATGAATACGGTTTTATTGAAACGCCGTACAGAAAAGTAAGCAAGGAAGAACCGGGTAAAGTTACCAACGAGATAGTTTACCTGACTGCGGATGAGGAAGACGAATATATTATTGCGCAGGCAAATGAGCCGCTGGATGAAGAAGGAAGGTTTATTTCCAATAAAGTTGTATGTAGATACAAGGAAGAGTTTATTGAGGTTGATCCGTCCAAAATTGACTTTATGGATGTATCACCAAAGCAGATAGTTTCTGTTGCGACATCAATGATACCGTTCCTTGAAAATGATGACGCGAACCGTGCACTGATGGGAGCAAACATGCAACGTCAGGCGGTTCCGCTTATAAAAACTGAGTCGCCGATTGTCGGAACGGGAATTGAGTACAGGGCTGCAAGGGATTCAGGAGTTGTTATACTGGCGAAAAATCCGGGAGTTGTTGAAAAGGTAACCGCCAATGAGATTATTATTCGTACAAAAGACGGTAAAAGAGATACTTACAAGCTCCTCAAATACATGCGCTCCAACCAGGGAACATGTATCAACCAAAGACCGATAGTGAAAAAAGGTGAAGAGGTTGAAGCGGGAGATGTAATAGCGGACGGTCCTTCCACAGATAACGGTGAAATTGCATTAGGAAAGAATGTTCTGGTAGGATTTATGACCTGGGAAGGATACAACTACGAGGACGCCATCCTGATAAGTGAAAGACTGGTTAAAGATGATGTGTTTACATCCATCCATATAGAAGAGTATGAGGCTGAGGCAAGGGACACGAAGCTCGGTCCCGAAGATATAACCAGAGAAATACCCAATGTCAGCGAAGATGCATTGAAAGACCTGAACAGCGAAGGTATTATCAGAATAGGAGCCGAAGTCAGAGCCGGTGATATCCTCGTAGGAAAGGTTACGCCAAAAGGAGAGACGGAGCTTACCGCTGAAGAAAGACTTCTTCGTGCAATTTTCGGAGAAAAAGCAAGGGAAGTCAGGGACACCTCTTTGCGTGTGCCTCACGGGGAATCGGGTATTGTTGTTGACGTAAAAATATTTACAAGAGAAAACGGTGATGAACTGGCACCTGGAGTAAACAAGCTGGTAAGGGTTTATGTTGCACAGAAGAGAAAAATATCTGTTGGAGACAAAATGGCAGGAAGACACGGAAACAAGGGTGTTATATCGAGGATTCTGCCGGTGGAAGATATGCCTTTCCTTCCTGACGGTACTCCATTGGATATAGTTTTAAATCCGCTGGGCGTTCCGTCCCGTATGAATATCGGACAGGTACTTGAGGTACATCTTGGTTATGCGGCTAAAGCCCTTGGCTGGAAAGTTGCAACTCCGGTTTTTGACGGTGCTACCGAGGAAGATATAGTTCAGACGCTGAGAAAAGCAGGTCTTGCTGAAGACGGCAAGTCAATATTGTATGACGGAAGAACGGGAGAACCGTTTGAAAACAGGGTGACTGTAGGTTATATGTATATGCTCAAGCTTGCCCACCTTGTAGATGACAAGATACATGCCCGTTCAACCGGTCCATATTCTCTGGTAACGCAGCAGCCTTTGGGAGGTAAGGCACAATTCGGCGGACAGAGATTCGGAGAGATGGAAGTTTGGGCTTTGGAAGCTTACGGTGCTGCCTATACACTGCAGGAGATACTGACGGTCAAGTCGGACGATGTAGTGGGCAGGGTTAAGACTTACGAGGCAATAGTAAAGGGCGAAAACGTTCCGGAGCCGGGTATCCCCGAATGCTTCAAGGTTCTTATCAAGGAACTTCAAAGTTTGTGCCTTGATGTGAAAGTATACTCGGAGGAACAGGAAGAAATAGCTATTAAAGAATCGGTTGAAGATGATCTTGAAGAACTTAACGTCAACATTGAGGGCAGGGAAGATGAAGTTAACTTCAATGAGTTTAACGACATCGGAGAGGAAATAACGGATGAAGACCTTGAAGTGGAAGACTTCGACCTGCAGGATTTAAACGACGATGATATCAATCCTGATGACACTATTGATGCCGAACTGGATGACAATCTTTTTGACGATGATTTTGATGATACTTTTGATGACGATGATTTATAA
- the secE gene encoding preprotein translocase subunit SecE: MAEEVKVSKVEKKKEGFLKRAAGKFSKYFKDVKNELKRVIWPTRSQLINNTITVLILCFIVGVLIWLFDLGFGALSSLIY, from the coding sequence ATGGCTGAGGAAGTGAAAGTCTCTAAGGTTGAAAAAAAGAAAGAAGGTTTTTTAAAGAGAGCCGCGGGGAAATTTTCAAAATACTTTAAGGACGTTAAAAACGAGCTTAAAAGGGTTATTTGGCCTACAAGGTCACAGCTTATAAACAATACCATCACGGTTTTGATTTTGTGCTTTATTGTCGGAGTGTTGATATGGCTGTTTGACCTGGGATTTGGCGCATTGTCCAGCCTTATTTACTAA
- the rplK gene encoding 50S ribosomal protein L11 — protein MAKKVVGYIKLQIPAGKATPAPPVGPALGQHGVNIMAFCKEFNERTAKDAGLVIPVVITVYADRSFSFVTKTPPASVLIKRACKIEKGSGRPNREKVAKISKEEVRKIAEMKMPDLNAASLEAAMSMIAGTARSMGVVVED, from the coding sequence ATGGCAAAGAAAGTAGTCGGCTATATAAAACTTCAAATTCCTGCGGGGAAAGCAACTCCGGCTCCACCGGTTGGACCAGCTTTAGGACAACATGGCGTAAACATAATGGCGTTTTGTAAGGAATTCAATGAGAGGACGGCAAAGGACGCAGGTCTTGTAATACCTGTGGTTATTACCGTATATGCTGACAGATCCTTCTCATTCGTTACGAAAACTCCGCCGGCGTCAGTGCTTATTAAAAGAGCATGCAAGATAGAAAAAGGATCCGGTAGACCGAACAGGGAAAAAGTTGCCAAGATTTCGAAAGAGGAAGTAAGAAAAATAGCTGAAATGAAAATGCCCGACCTTAATGCAGCAAGCCTTGAGGCTGCCATGAGCATGATTGCAGGTACTGCAAGAAGCATGGGCGTTGTTGTTGAGGACTAA